The region GCAAATAGTCACTGAACCCTTGTTTGTGCTAAGCATAACACCaagaaaaaatgcaatttttaaaaaatcaaggacATGATTAAAGACTTAGTATGGTTTTCCTTGGAAATGATTAAACTGTGAAATAGCTTTaggattaaaaatactttatttgatATTGATGCcaaaaaagatacattaaaatgtcaatatgtGACAATATTAGGTGGTTATAAAAAGTGTGAGTAGCCCTTTATGATTGGAGTTAGAAATTCCTCAAAATATAATTGCAGGTATTCCCGGTAGGGGggtccccttctttctcctggccACTGGGTTGTCTTTGTCAGGTGGGCTACATCATGCAAGTCTGTATGGCTCCAAGCCCGAGATGGTCTGTCTTGTCCATTAAGAAGCAACAAAAGAACCTCAACTGCTAGAAGTTGTTCCCCTGTGCTTTGTTTTAACACTGTCTTGAGAGTTCTGAATTAGTTGAGGCAAAAAGACATATTAGCTTCGTGGGTCTGTGGAAGAGAGGACGGTTCAGAAGTGATCTCAGCAGCCTGCGTTTCCTGAGCTGGTTGTGGTTTACTTACTAGCTTTATTAAAAGAGCAGGTGATTCATATGAAGTCCTGTGTTAGAATCCTGCAGCCAGGGCTTTTGAAAGGACTGCCCGTTAAGAACAAATAAATAGTGATGTGAATGCACAGCAGACTCTAAAAGCATATTAGACTATTGATGAGAATGAATAATACATGTTTTCTGATAGTGTTTGCTTCACGTGGCAGGATCTTtttaaatgggggaaaaaatcctcCTCAAATGATCTGCATCCAGTCTTTGGGGTGGTTAATGCCTGGAAACTGTCATTATGCGAGGTTGCATTCTTCTGAAGAGGGACAATGCTACACCTGGGGTTTGTGTTTTTCATCCAAAAGACTTGGGTCACCTTAAGTAATTGATATAACCAACAAAGTGCTATCAAAATGAAGATTAAACAAGTACAAGTGGTGATCATCTGCATATTAAAACATCTAAGATTCAGTGTGTGGGCTGTAAATTAGCAATAATTTTGCTTGTTACCAAGATGCAGAAGGGTTTTCTAAAGCTGTTTGGACGACCCAGGCCTCTGGGATGCCTGATGGGATGCTAACACTTAGCCCTGCCTCAGAGGGCTGAGGTCTTAAGGTTGGCGATGACAATGCCTTGGTTGTTTTTCTTACTGAACTCCTTCTGATCCatatttcccttcttctccctcaccTACACCCAACTAGACTGTTTAGGAAATATTACATTTCAAGGACTAAAGACAGTAAATCATAGCTCCTAGGAACCTCACATTTCATTGGAAAGCCATAAAAATAACACCCATATTGGCTAAAACATTGATTAGACACTCTCTGGGTATGTAGGACTGTGACTTCTGTGCCTGGAAGCACTGGCAGTTTTCTTGCCTGAAACCAGAGGCAGTGGGCCTGAGCCATGTGTTTTCACTTGGTAGCCGCCAGAAGATTTAAGAACCTCTGTCCGTGGAAGGGGTAGAATGGGCCTCCAAAGAGACTACTTAGAAGCAATTTAGCTCAGTGGCTCCACTCACCATAGCAATGGGTGTCTGTCTAATTGGGCTCCCCTCTTAGCACTGGAGAAGGGGAACGTATTCTGATGggcttcctgattttaaaaacaattgctTAGGCTTTGCTGCAGAATGGGTTGAGGTTTCAATCCTGTACTGCAAATACTGTCATTCTTACGTGCCTTTGAAGATATATGGAACAAGCTTATAGGATAGAATATTAGGCTTCAGTTTCCATAAGTTAgaatgcaaaaaaagagaaaaaaagattgcATTAAGCAGAGAAGTAGATTTTCAGAAGAAACAGTATAGGGAAAGTGAGGGGAGACTGTATTAAAAATGAgaagcgctctctctctctctctctctctctctctctctctctctctctttctctctctcgttctcaCTCTTTTATGTGAGAGTAATGAATCTTTGTTCTTACTGTGTTTAAAGGTCACCATGACCTTGTGCTGATATTCTCAAAGCAAAGCTGTTGGCATTTAAAACCTATAACTGGGCCTAGAACCTTCCAACTTACAAACTCCTGGAAAAATCTTCTAAAATGCTGCATTCCAATTGCTCTGTATAAATGCTGATATGTCCTAGTTTGGTTATCAAATCAACAGAGTTCAGTGCACCAGCACTGGTCTCAGTTTTCTTGCTGGGCCACTCGATGGCTAGTGAGTGACCCAAACGCAGACAAATGCAAAGATAGTCGTATCACTGTAGCTTAGATTTAGGTTTAAGTGATTTCCAGGGTGGATTACTAGctactgtgtcttttttttttttttttttttttaacttagaagtTCCAACTTCCAATTTTCTATACCAActgatttctttcaaaattagaagtaatagaaatgagaaaaatcattaaaatacatGCCCATTACTGTCTCTGATTTCTTAAGGATCATGATTCAAAGCTCTACTAAGAAATGGGGTGATGAAAAGTTTAGGGACAGAGAGTACCTGAAGTTCTGCCTTTCTTCATTATCTTCTTAGTACCTTCTTGAGTTCTGAGTCATCCCAGATCTGTATGATCCCCGTGACCCAGGGTGGGTAACATTCCTGAGATAAGAACTCTGCCCATTTGCCAGCTTCTTAGGGAAGTTCCCTTTGACCTCCAGGATGGTACCTTCCTGCCTCACCTAATTTTGTTGGACTCAGCCTTTTACTTCTACTGCTCCATGAACTTAGCGAGAATTTCTATATGGGCAAAAGGAGGATACTACTGGTATACTTACTACCGTATGGTACCATTGACAAGATTGAATAAAATAACTCAGTAATGTGTTTAGGATTAGGATTGTACTTGATACCCAGGAAACAGTTAATAGATTTtgaattgtaattttaatttactcTCGGGTATAGGCAAGGTTTTCACCCATATTTTCTTGGGAAATAACCAGCTACCTTGCTTTTCCAGGGTTCTAGTGAATTCTATAAGCCTCCCTCTGACACCTCACTATAACTAACACAAGAAGGCTATAAAAAGGTAGGAGTGTTGCTAACTTTGTTTGAAAATCAAAAGGAATGAAGACACACCTTCTTACAACTGGGTTATGTACCTTCATTTCCTACCCAGAAACGAATCACAGCTGGGCTTAAAGCAAAGAATAGAACGTGGCCCTAACTGTGTTTCGGAAAGCCAGTTTTAGCAACATAGATTTTAGGTCTGTAAACCAACATGAGTTTAAGCCTCTGGAGATAGCTATATAGAATTTCATGCTGTGCATGTCAGAAAGGCACTCTTAGGTTATGTTCACGACATACTCTACATTTACACTTTGTCTTCTATTCTGTAATTTCTAAGTTGGTGTATGGGTTTCTATTATAGAATTGGGAGGGGATCTTAAAGGCAGGCCtgtcaggttttctgtttcttaggtattttgaaataagagctgaaattatttaagaaattacATAGAAGCTGAAATTATTTTGACATAACATCATTTATCCATATTGGCTAATTAAAAATTCAACGAAAGATTTctaactacaatttaaaaatactgatctAGTTTATCTccttatattttgatttattgcCTGTGTGATTGCTAATAGGATAAAAACACGTTTGGTTATATTTTTACCACGTATGACTGCTCCTACTTCTTAGGGAGAAATAACCAAAGATCAAGTCACATAGAGCCCACTGGATATCTGAAGTAGGTGATGACCCCAAAtcactccttttaaaaaaatatatgtaagagAAATTCTTTCTTTGATAACATAATAAAGGTCTTTCTTGAGAATGAAACTAGtattttagccatctttcagttGATTGCTTTTTTCTCCCAATTCTTAAAGTCTCCCCAGACAGGAAATTAGCATAATGGAGTGGGGAGACAAGTTTTGGCTTCAGTCAGAATTCTCCAGATTAGTGCTCTCCTACCCAACACACAGCTTTTAGAGTAAATGTAGGTTATGTCACTGTCGTGAGTTGTTTCAAGGAGTAAACAGCAAAATTTCTCCTTTAAAAggataatattttagaaaatgattgGTCAAGGCATACTTTATAGTTCTTTCAGGAGTGGACCCTGAGCTGGAACCAAATCAGATGGTCCCGTCCCACCTATACTTTATAACCTTCACCTGGGCTGAGGTCAAGGCGcctgcatgctctctctctctgttctttgtgAGGATGAAAGAGGATATTGGAATGTTATTTCTGCCATGCTTCGTCAATAAAAAGCAACTGATTTTCCGCTAAAGAGCGGCTTTTTGGTGGGTTCCCTCTGATATATGATCCtgtaaaaatgtgttaaaaaaacaacagcacaGTGCCTGTTTAGCTCTGGCAATGGTTTTGGGCTGAATGTATTATTTATGAATTTCAATTATTTATCTGAATTAATGGTTTGCTACCAGAGGAGAAAAATTTCAGAATTCAAATATGAAATCCTGTTGTTATGCCCAATCAAAATGTCAGCCTCTAGTAAGATGCGGACTTGACTTTGAGTGAACAAGGCTGTTAATGGTCATCAGACTTGCGTATCTAGTGTGCATCCCAATCAGAAAATTGGTAATGAAGGGCACTTTTATATTGCTATGGAACTATTTGTTTTAAGCCCAAAATACCTTGACAAGCAATGAATACAAATCTGACACAACTAACAACGGAAGTGTAACTGGGGACACCGTGCGTTTCATTTCTTGGGGGATAATTTCCCTTGAACTGCTCCTACTTACTGAGGCAGACCAAATCCTGCTTGACTTTGGTCTTCGAAGATGTGCGTgcttatatgaatatataaatgaataatggAGTTTGAAAGAAGTTTGTAATTTGAGGTGATTTTCTTGAAATTTGTGATTTGTGCTTGATTACAGCTGTGCCATttttctggaaagcactttaaagCTATGGAGTCTTTTAGTGGCTATCCTGAGACTTAACATGGCTGCTAGAGCCGTTTCATGCACTGTTTTGGGGTGTCCGAGTTGGAAATTGGAAGGCAAACGAGAAACAAATACGGCCGTACTTCTTTACTGTGGACAAGCTTAGTCGTTAATCACTGTTTCTTTGATCTCAGCTTATTTCCTCAACTTGCTGTGATTAGACACTATAACtgagctctttttttaaaaaaaaaaaatgattcactGTTTCATTGATAATTGTGGCAAATAATGTAAGAAGTTCACCATGCTGATCATTTGAAAGTATCCAGTTCAGTAGTGTTCTGAACTCGTTGTAAAGAGAAGCCTCTCTTAGTTTTCATGCTTGAGGAGCTGCTTCATCCGGgctggctgctgtaacaaattgctgTATAttgagtggcttataaacaatagaaattcatttctcacagttctggaggctgagaagtccaagatcaaggtgtgggcagattcagtgtctgcaGAGGATCTGCTTCCTGACCCCTAGGTGCTTTCACGTGGGAAAAGGGACGATGGAGCCCTGTGGGCTGTTGGCCATGACAGCACTCGTCCCCTTCCGGAGGGCGCCACCTCCATGTCCTCGTCCCCTCCCAAGGGCCCCACTTCCAAAAGCCGCCGCATGGTGGGGTGGGGtttcaacctatgaattttggGCGGAGCACAGACATTCGGTCTGGAGACACAAGTAActcctttctgttctgttctgttctgtgttGTGTTACAGAACTCCAGGATGGGAGGCAAGCTGAGCAAGAAGAAGAAGGGGTACAATGTGAACGATGAGAAGGCCAAGGACAAAGACAAGAAGGCAGAAGGAGCAGGGACGGAAGAGGAGGGAACCCCGAAGGAGAATGAAACCCAGGCGGCCGGGGAGACCACCGAGGTGAAGGAGAGCAAGGAGGAGAAGCCGGAGAAGGATGCCCAGGATGCCGCCAACAAACCTGAAGACAAGGAAGGTGGGAAAGACACAGAGGCGGCCAAGGCAGACGCTCCGAAGGCAGAGCCTGAGCAGACGGAGGGAGCAGCCGAGGGGAAGCCGGAGCCCCCGAAGGAAGCGGAGCAGGCGGCTGCCTCGGGAGCCGCTGCTGGCGATGCCCCCAAGGCTTCTGAGGCCGAGGCCCCCGCTGAACCCGCGGCGGCCACCAAGGTGGATGACAAGAGCAAGGAGGGAGGGGAACCCACAAAGACTGAGGCTCCCGCAGCTCCTGCCTCGCAGGAAACGAAAAGTGACGGGGCCCCAGCTTCAGACTCAAAACCCAGCAGCACTGAGGCTGCCCCATCGTCCAAGGAGACCCCAGCTGGCACGGAAGCCCCCAGTTCCACGCCCAAGGCTCAGGCCCCCGCAGCCCCAGCAGACGAGGTTAAACCCGCCGAAGCCCCGGCAGCTAATTCCGATCAAACCGTAGCAGTGAAGGAATAACAAGGACAGcctatgaaaaagaaattacagcTTAAAAACAACCTGTTTCTGTctcttgtctgtctctctcctatACTAACTTGTTTCAAATTGGAAGTAATGATATGTATTgcccaaggaaaggaaaaaaaaaagatgtcccatcaagggagggagggggtggggagaatccAAATAGTATTTTTGTGGGGAAATATCTAATATACCTTCAGTCAACTTTACCAATCAGTCCCGGATGTCAAAGGTCAATGTCTGAAAGTACAGTACACCTTTTGTACCTGAACTGCTGTTACTTGCACTCCGCCACTAAGATCCGGTATCTTGTCTTCTGCAAGGGGAGTTGGGAGTGATGTGTTTGATTCTGCCCGCAGGGCCCGTTCCAAGGCAATCAGATCTTTATGAAAGcagtattttctgtgttttctttttaatttgcagcctttcttattttgatatttttttaatgtttgtggaTGAATGCCAACTTTCAGACAGCCCACTTAGCCTGTCCACATGTACCTCCATGCCAATACTCCGTTCTTCCTCCCCAGGTATTTTTGGGAGTAGCAAACATTCTCATCCGACTTAGGCCTCCCTAGATTTCTCATGACGAGTTAATGCATGTCCGTGGTTGGGTGCACCTGTAGTTCTGTTTATTGGtcagtggaaatgaaaaaaaaatgtctgcgTTCATTGCAGTTCCAGTTTCTCCTCCATTCTGTGTCACAGACACCAACACACCACTcattggaaaatggaaaaaataaaaataaaaaaacaacaaaaaaatgtacaaTGGATGCATTGAAATTATATGTAATTGTATAAATGGTGCAACAGTAATAAagttaaacaattaaaaagaagtatGAATGACTATTGGTTTTCTTTTGCCACCCCTTCCTCCTTGGTGATTACCTTCAGTGGGGAACAGACCAAGGTATCCGGCACTTTCTGGGATATATTTGGATAGAAGTATAAGGTCGTATCCTCAAGATTGTGTGAACATTATCTGTTTTAAAAGTTAGTTGGATCAGCGTCAGTAAGTTATCTTGGGAGAGGCTAAACTGGAAACTTACTGTGCCTGTGGCACCCTATAGAAATGTGGGTGAGATTAATTTCCTTCAAAAAACATCTTCAGTAAAACAATTGAAAGACAGTAGATTCGCTCTTGACGGTTGGGAAGGAGGGAATTAGAAGGCCTTACGGAAACATCATGTGCATGCGAGTTGTGAACCACTGATACTCATTCGGTTTTATCCCTTTGTTCATCGCTTTCATGGCAGAGCGGGGAAAGGGCACCGCGTTGTGAGCAGACAGTGAGAAGCAGCAGCGTGAAAGCAAGCACGGCGCTGGCCTTTATGGTCACAGATTCCTGTCCAGCCATTGCCACTCTGTATGGCTTTTAAGCCACTTCTAACCTGCAGGCTTCCTTGCATTATCTACAAGAGGGCAAAGAAAGACTTTATGATCTGTACAGAAAGACCCCTTTCAACTTCTGGAATATTTAGTTGTTTGTGTGTATATCTGGTGGCAATTTTATGTTATGATGGATATGTATGTACCAACACATGTGATATCACCTCTATCCCTTGATTTTTTGCCCAAACCCTTCCGTTTGCTCAGGTTGCATATATTCTGTAGATATATAGGGGGATTGTAGATATATAGGAGGGGTAGGGGGATTGGTGTAAGCAGTGACTTATGGGGTGGTCAGGCATGCAAACCACATCTCTAAcgtaagaaaagaaataattgtcACTTGGATCTCGGCAGTGATTTTGGTCTTGTCTAATTGGATATTAGAAACCAAGTGATGAATCTAAAACACTTACAAATGAACTTAACCTTAGCCACTGTGAAGCTTGCTCATGCCTGAATCAGTTAAGCGTTAGGTTTTTGGGGAGGGTAGGATTAGGTAATAATCGCCCAGAGTGATAAATTCAAACAATGTATACTTCAACAGAGGAATACTTTGTGTGTGAACATAGGGAATTTTCTGTAGAATTTGGGAAAGGCCAGTATACTGAAATTTATTCCCAAAGGGGACATTAGCAATACAGGAGATGCGAATGAACCTGGTTTTGTGTGTATGCATTGTGTAACACCTGGTTAAATAAAGAGGAACAAAGCTTCGCTTCACTTGCTTGCTGAGTGCCCTGCGGGCTGACCAGACCTAAGACATTGCCAGTGGGTCATACTGGGGAAGAAGTGATGGAACAGTATTGGCAGATATACCTGTTGGGTTC is a window of Desmodus rotundus isolate HL8 chromosome 1, HLdesRot8A.1, whole genome shotgun sequence DNA encoding:
- the BASP1 gene encoding brain acid soluble protein 1, with amino-acid sequence MGGKLSKKKKGYNVNDEKAKDKDKKAEGAGTEEEGTPKENETQAAGETTEVKESKEEKPEKDAQDAANKPEDKEGGKDTEAAKADAPKAEPEQTEGAAEGKPEPPKEAEQAAASGAAAGDAPKASEAEAPAEPAAATKVDDKSKEGGEPTKTEAPAAPASQETKSDGAPASDSKPSSTEAAPSSKETPAGTEAPSSTPKAQAPAAPADEVKPAEAPAANSDQTVAVKE